A genomic window from Vicia villosa cultivar HV-30 ecotype Madison, WI unplaced genomic scaffold, Vvil1.0 ctg.001316F_1_1, whole genome shotgun sequence includes:
- the LOC131634573 gene encoding NAC domain-containing protein 100-like has translation MEIVSVMYKEEDQMNLPPGFRFHPTDEELISHYLYRKVTDFNFSSSAIGEVDLNKFEPWDLPWKAKMGEKEWYFFCVRDRKYPTGLRTNRATGGGYWKATGKDKEIDRGKSLVGMKKTLVFYKGRAPKGEKTNWVMHEYRLEGKLSVINLPKTAKNEWMICRIFQKSLSDKKTCDLSSGIMRLESFRNEMNSSILPPYSNNKIDSPYVSCFSNPIERNQVTTFDSFTNNPFEVPKNTLSIGSFYSTQELQSTPNFPLPGCSVSTAPIDPSTLWNY, from the exons ATGGAAATTGTTTCAGTTATGTATAAGGAAGAAGATCAAATGAATTTGCCACCTGGGTTTAGGTTTCATCCAACTGATGAAGAGCTTATAAGTCATTATCTTTATAGAAAGGTAACTGACTTTAATTTTTCTTCTAGTGCtattggagaggttgatttgaaCAAATTTGAGCCTTGGGATTTGCCAT GGAAAGCAAAAATGGGTGAAAAGGAGTGGTATTTTTTCTGTGTGAGAGATAGAAAGTATCCAACAGGTTTGAGGACTAATAGAGCAACTGGAGGTGGATATTGGAAGGCAACTGGAAAAGATAAAGAGATTGACAGAGGAAAATCTCTTGTTGGAATGAAGAAAACTCTTGTTTTCTACAAAGGAAGAGCACCTAAAGGAGAGAAAACAAATTGGGTCATGCATGAATATAGACTTGAGGGAAAATTATCTGTTATCAACCTCCCTAAAACTGCAAAG AATGAATGGATGATTTGTAGAATATTTCAGAAGAGTCTATCAGACAAAAAGACATGTGATCTTTCTTCTGGAATAATGAGGTTAGAATCTTTTCGAAATGAAATGAATTCTTCTATTCTTCCACCTTATTCCAATAACAAAATCGATTCGCCTTACGTGTCCTGCTTCTCCAATCCAATTGAAAGAAACCAAGTTACAACCTTTGATTCCTTTACCAACAACCCTTTTGAGGTTCCAAAAAACACACTTTCCATTGGTTCATTTTACTCTACTCAAGAACTTCAATCTACACCAAATTTTCCATTACCTGGTTGTTCTGTTTCAACTGCACCAATTGATCCATCTACATTGTGGAACTATTAA